One segment of Salvelinus fontinalis isolate EN_2023a chromosome 42, ASM2944872v1, whole genome shotgun sequence DNA contains the following:
- the LOC129841568 gene encoding GTPase IMAP family member 9-like, with the protein MTEQNKEVRIVLVGKIGSGKSATGNAILGRKAFESKMSAISVTSSSKKKRGEVGGQHVAVIDTPGLFDTKLTQEEALKEISQCLLFSAPGPHVFLVVLKLGGFTEEQQEIVKMIQKLFGDEASKYTMVVFTHGDLLDDVTIEDFLHGNPKLESFIAKCNGGYHVFKNKDQNSSQVTELLEKINKMVKMNGGSHYTTDMFQEAERAIEEEKNRILRENEEKIRREREELKAKFEGVCLREEVEKLGIKQEREARKNAEYVNHMGTGAGIGAALGTVGGPIGISVGAAVGIAVGAGVNVCNTQ; encoded by the exons ATGACTG AACAAAATAAAGAGGTCCGGATTGTTCTGGTTGGGAAGATTGGATCTGGGAAGAGCGCAACAGGAAACGCCATCCTGGGGAGAAAAGCGTTTGAATCCAAAATGTCTGCTATTTCTGTGACATCCTCAAGTaaaaagaaaagaggagaggtgggagggcAACATGTAGCTGTCATCGACACACCTGGCTTGTTTGACACCAAGTTGACACAGGAGGAGGCACTGAAAGAGATCTCACAGTGCCTGCTTTTCTCCGCTCCTGGTCCCCATGTGTTCCTGGTTGTGCTCAAGCTGGGAGGATTCACTGAAGAGCAGCAGGAAATTGTGAAGATGATCCAGAAACTATTTGGTGATGAAGCATCGAAATACACCATGGTTGTCTTCACACATGGAGACCTTCTTGATGATGTAACAATTGAAGACTTCCTGCATGGAAATCCCAAACTGGAAAGTTTCATTGCCAAATGTAATGGGGGATATCATGTCTTCAAAAACAAAGATCAGAATTCCTCCCAGGTCACTGAGCTGCTTGAGAAGATAAACAAGATGGTGAAGATGAATGGAGGAAGCCACTACACCACTGATATGTTCCAGGAGGCTGAGAGAGCGATTGAAGAGGAGAAGAACAGGATCCTGAGAGAGAATGAAGAGAAGATacgcagagagagggaagaactgAAGGCAAAGTTTGAAGGAGTGTGTCTAAGAGAAGAAGTAGAGAAGCTGGGGATAAAACAGGAAAGAGAAGCTAGAAAGAATGCTGAGTATGTAAACCACATGGGCACAGGTGCTGGAATTGGAGCGGCTTTGGGAACAGTTGGAGGCCCAATTGGTATATCAGTTGGTGCAGCAGTGGGAATTGCAGTGGGAGCTGGAGTAAATGTATGCAATACTCAATGA